One window from the genome of Commensalibacter oyaizuii encodes:
- a CDS encoding tetratricopeptide repeat protein: MKYASFMRHLMVVSILGSGVVLSAPFTGVAKEVVSNAMAVPLKKAKQLMTQGKYAQAEAAIKEAQAIPNPSAYEHDIIVRLQIALAEKQNQTDNAIAGYDRLLASKRLTPAERLNATMAQASLAYRAKNYSQAIHYIENYFKAGGNNPNMTTLLIQSYYLNKNYQEAMQAQQKQIDQEVKKGIIPAESQWQIMINCQQKLGDQDGVRHSYIQLAIHYSKPEYWSHVMSALIATKGLSPQVELEIWQIRLQAGLLTTADQYISMAELAVQAGLPHVASEVVVKGRAKGVFTGKSADRALRFEDYLGKIIREKKAKSSELMEKARKNSLGDDLFKLGYDAYAGGQITDGLKIMQEALAKPMVDRNIALLEYAMVEANTGNKGKAISLLKTITGKNVPAELAELWLIKLQAK, from the coding sequence ATGAAATATGCTTCTTTCATGCGTCATTTGATGGTGGTCAGTATTCTTGGTTCAGGAGTGGTGTTGTCTGCACCATTTACCGGTGTAGCCAAGGAGGTTGTGAGCAATGCAATGGCTGTGCCGTTGAAAAAAGCTAAACAATTAATGACGCAGGGTAAGTATGCACAGGCTGAAGCCGCGATTAAAGAGGCACAGGCAATTCCTAATCCCAGTGCCTATGAGCACGACATTATCGTGCGGTTGCAAATTGCTCTGGCGGAAAAACAAAATCAAACAGACAATGCTATTGCAGGGTATGATCGATTGTTAGCGTCTAAACGTTTGACTCCAGCTGAACGTTTAAATGCGACAATGGCGCAAGCGAGTTTAGCCTATCGTGCCAAGAATTATTCTCAAGCCATTCATTATATAGAGAATTATTTTAAGGCGGGTGGAAACAATCCTAATATGACGACCTTATTGATACAGTCCTATTATTTAAATAAGAATTATCAGGAGGCAATGCAAGCGCAACAAAAGCAGATTGATCAGGAAGTCAAAAAGGGAATCATACCTGCTGAATCTCAATGGCAAATCATGATAAATTGCCAACAAAAACTAGGGGATCAAGACGGAGTAAGACATAGTTATATCCAACTTGCTATTCATTATTCTAAACCTGAGTATTGGTCGCACGTAATGTCTGCGTTGATAGCAACAAAAGGGCTGTCGCCTCAGGTTGAGTTGGAAATCTGGCAAATACGCTTACAAGCAGGACTATTAACTACTGCAGATCAGTATATTTCAATGGCTGAACTCGCTGTACAAGCTGGCTTGCCCCATGTCGCATCAGAAGTTGTGGTTAAAGGACGGGCCAAAGGCGTGTTTACTGGCAAGAGTGCTGATCGTGCTTTACGCTTTGAGGATTATTTAGGCAAAATTATTCGTGAGAAAAAGGCTAAATCTTCTGAATTGATGGAAAAAGCCAGAAAAAATTCCTTAGGGGATGATTTGTTTAAGCTAGGCTATGATGCATATGCAGGCGGGCAAATTACAGATGGTTTAAAAATTATGCAAGAAGCTTTGGCAAAACCAATGGTAGATCGTAATATTGCCTTATTAGAATATGCTATGGTTGAGGCCAATACTGGCAATAAAGGAAAAGCGATTTCTCTTTTAAAAACCATTACAGGCAAGAATGTACCAGCGGAATTAGCTGAATTATGGTTAATCAAGTTACAAGCAAAATAA